In Lodderomyces elongisporus chromosome 2, complete sequence, the following proteins share a genomic window:
- the BUD16 gene encoding Putative pyridoxal kinase: protein MKSVLSIQSHVVHGYVGGRAAIFPLQSQGWEVDNINTVHFSNHTGYGHFTGTSLACKELDSILDQLINNLDIEYSAVITGYIPNAKLIACISRYILQIKQRNTPSEKPLYLFDPVMGDNDYMYVDKSCVEEYRNLIKLRIADIITPNQFELQLLSGIKISCRNSLKEALDKIHKEYGVPYIVVTSVDSKIVDGSESRNNSNSNSNSNSNSNKNIYCIISVKPQADKSQQEEEKGNETKLAMFQIPQIESYFTGVGDLFSALLLDKFVANNHLENKPFQRLSRAVNQVLTIMKWTLKLTYELGMDQARKAHCGEVKCNNTISNGTSNGNGHIEDEEIVGKMNDANTMKHFELKIIQARKYYGYDGEGEFKEMNVEF from the coding sequence ATGAAGTCAGTACTATCGATCCAGTCACATGTAGTGCACGGCTACGTTGGTGGTCGTGCCGCCATCTTTCCATTACAATCACAAGGCTGGGAAGTAGACAATATCAATACTGTACACTTTTCCAACCACACAGGGTACGGACATTTCACAGGCACATCTCTTGCATGCAAAGAACTCGACTCCATCTTGGATCAACTAATCAATAATCTCGATATTGAATACTCCGCGGTGATTACAGGATACATCCCAAACGCTAAATTGATTGCATGCATCAGCCGATATATTCTACAAATCAAACAACGGAATACACCACTGGAAAAACCTTTGTACTTGTTTGACCCTGTAATGGGCGATAATGACTATATGTATGTCGATAAATCGTGCGTCGAAGAATATAGAAACTTGATCAAATTGCGTATAGCCGATATCATTACACCAAACCAATTTGAATTGCAATTACTCTCGGGGATCAAGATATCTTGCAGAAACAGTCTCAAGGAGGCATTGGACAAAATACATAAAGAATATGGTGTGCCCTATATAGTTGTGACATCTGTGGATTCTAAAATAGTGGATGGAAGCGAGTCTAggaacaacagcaacagcaacagcaacagcaacagcaacagcaacaagaaTATATACTGCATTATATCAGTTAAACCTCAGGCAGATAAACTGcagcaagaagaagaaaaaggaaatgaaacCAAATTGGCCATGTTTCAAATTCCACAGATTGAATCCTACTTTACTGGCGTTGGTGACCTATTCTCAGCATTGTTACTTGATAAGTTTGTTGCAAATAACCACTTGGAAAATAAACCTTTCCAAAGATTAAGTCGAGCGGTTAATCAAGTTTTGACAATTATGAAATGGACTTTAAAGTTGACATACGAGTTGGGCATGGACCAAGCAAGAAAAGCACACTGTGGAGAAGTAAAATGCAACAATACAATCAGCAATGGCACAAGTAATGGAAATGGACATATCGAGGATGAAGAGATTGTAGGCAAAATGAATGACGCCAACACAATGAAACACTTTGAATTGAAAATCATTCAGGCACGAAAGTATTATGGCTATGATGGGGAAGGGGAATTCAAGGAGATGAATGTAGAATTTTAA